In Primulina eburnea isolate SZY01 chromosome 5, ASM2296580v1, whole genome shotgun sequence, a single window of DNA contains:
- the LOC140832401 gene encoding probable CCR4-associated factor 1 homolog 9, producing the protein MSYFASGPPAPPHRSFPLPTLNVPQQPGSLEIVFKNCKKTILIRSVWSSNLESEFCIIRGIIDCFPVVSMDTEFPGVVFQHRPRYPNSVDHYHTLKSNVDALKLIQVGITLSDSSGNFPDLGSPHHCFVWEFNFRDFDIARDDHAPTSIDLLRHQGIDFVRNRQLGVCTYRFAQLMMTSGLICNENVSYITFHSGYDFGYLIKVLTGKNLPGTLAEFLNCLMVFFGNNVYDVKHLMKFCQGLHGGLDRVAQSLGVERAAGCCHQAGSDSLLTWQAFEKIRSVYFSNLVNGEFPVKYAGVLYGLEILGP; encoded by the coding sequence ATGTCGTACTTCGCGTCCGGCCCACCAGCGCCGCCACATCGATCCTTTCCATTGCCGACTCTCAATGTCCCTCAACAGCCAGGTTCTTTGGAGATCGTTTTCAAAAACTGTAAAAAGACTATCTTGATTCGATCAGTCTGGTCCAGTAACCTGGAGTCCGAATTTTGCATCATTCGTGGCATCATTGACTGCTTCCCTGTCGTTTCAATGGACACTGAGTTTCCCGGCGTCGTGTTCCAGCACCGCCCCCGTTATCCAAATTCCGTCGATCACTACCACACTCTGAAGTCGAATGTTGACGCGCTCAAGCTTATTCAGGTCGGGATCACGCTTTCAGATTCTTCTGGCAACTTCCCTGACCTTGGAAGTCCCCATCATTGCTTCGTCTGGGAGTTTAATTTTCGCGATTTTGATATTGCTCGTGATGACCACGCGCCGACCTCCATCGATCTTCTACGTCACCAGGGAATAGACTTCGTGCGCAATCGGCAGCTAGGTGTGTGTACGTATCGCTTTGCCCAGCTTATGATGACTTCTGGACTGATTTGCAATGAAAATGTTTCTTACATAACCTTTCACAGTGGCTACGATTTCGGCTACCTCATCAAGGTTTTAACGGGGAAGAACTTGCCGGGGACCCTTGCTGAATTTCTGAATTGTCTGATGGTCTTTTTTGGGAACAATGTTTATGATGTGAAACACTTGATGAAATTCTGCCAGGGACTTCATGGGGGTTTGGATAGGGTGGCACAGTCACTTGGGGTGGAGCGTGCTGCAGGGTGTTGCCACCAGGCTGGTTCAGATAGCCTGCTTACGTGGCAGGCGTTTGAGAAGATCAGAAGTGTCTACTTTAGTAATCTTGTAAATGGTGAATTTCCTGTAAAGTATGCTGGTGTTCTCTATGGGTTAGAGATTCTTGGCCCTTGA
- the LOC140832402 gene encoding ubiquitin-conjugating enzyme E2 variant 1D-like, giving the protein MTLGSGGSSIVVPRNFRLLEELERGEKGIGDGTVSYGMDDGDDIYMRSWTGTIIGPHNSVHEGRIYQLKLFCDKDYPEKPPSVRFHSRINMTCVNHENGVVEPKKFGLLANWQREYTMEDILTQLKKEMAVPHNRKLVQPPEGTYF; this is encoded by the exons TCCCCCGAAATTTCAGATTGTTGGAGGAACTTGAACGTGGAGAGAAGGGAATTGGAGATGGCACTGTAAGCTACGGAATGGATGATGGAGATGACATTTACATGAGATCCTGGACTGGTACCATAATAGGCCCTCACAAT TCTGTACATGAAGGACGCATTTACCAATTGAAGCTGTTCTGTGACAAAGACTACCCGGAGAAGCCTCCTAGTGTTCGTTTCCATTCCCGGATCAATATGACATGCGTAAACCATGAAAATGGAGTG GTGGAACCGaagaagtttggacttttagcAAATTGGCAACGAGAGTACACGATGGAAGACATATTAACACAGTTGAAGAAGGAGATGGCTGTTCCACATAACCGTAAGCTAGTCCAGCCTCCTGAAGGAACCTATTTTTAG